The following is a genomic window from Lysinibacillus sp. JNUCC-52.
AGATAATCGATTTAAAATACAAGATGCTAAGCTCGATATTCATTTAAATGAAAAAGAAAAGAAAATTTTACGATTGATTGCTGAAGGGCATACAAATAAGGCTATAGCGATAGAGTTAAACATTCCTCAACGAACTACTGAAAGATATTTAACACAGCTGTTTTCTTTGCTAAATGTAGATTCCCGAACAGAGGCAGTAAATCTTGCTGAACGAATGAATTTACTATAGCCTCTTTATATGTTAGTATAAATATTAATTGTTATATTTTTCTATAAAAGGATAGTATTTATGTAATGTAAAGACAATATATTATTAATCAGGAAAAATTATTTAGTTTACACAACTAAATACCTATATATCTTAAAAAACACCGCCATTTTTTGGCGGTGTTTTTTTCATGACCGCCAAATCACGCCAAAAAAACTAGTGAAGACCGCCAAAAAAATGGCGTAAACCCAACATTGAAATGGTGGTATAAGTACTGGTACGCTTAGATTAATCATAGTTAAGTAATTTTTTCCAAAGTGAGTAATAGTTTAAGAATATATCGTTTATATAAGCAGTTTAATATCATAGATTTTTTAGCATGTTACTAGCTAGACAGCATACTCACGAAAAAACTTTAATAAAGGTAGGCGTATAATTTGAAAGTAGAACTTGAAAATTTAATCTCTATAGATGAATCTAACCAAGATCAAGTCATTAAAGTTTATAATCGCTACGGTATTTATGTAGGTGCGCCTGAAATCAGAAGAAGAAATTTGAAGGCATCTTTTAATCCTATTTTTACTTTAAATGAAGATGTGACGTATGAGCAGGTGGCAGCATTATATAAATCATTGGAACATGAGCTAGGTATTGTTTCTATTGGGGAACGTTTCTATTTTGATTTTTCAAATAGCGAATACGAACAAACTCCATTATTTACGTTAAACTCGACGGGCAACTCGCCAGAAATGTTTTTAGATGATAGAGGCACTTTATTTTCAATAAGTACATATTGTAAGCATTGTGGGCTTATGGAAAAAGAGCAACTTTCACCGTTAGTTATTGATACTTCTCAAATGAAAGGCCGTCATTTAGTCCACGTAAGCGGATACTGGGTAGCCTCCGAAGAATTAGTAGCTTTAATGAAACAAGCAAATATGGAAGGCTATGAACTTCTAGAAGTAATTCACAGCGGGTCGGAAGTAGAGAAGCAACCTGCATATCAAATCATCCCAACTCAAATGCTACCTGCAAGTAATGCAGAAAGAATAAAATTGTATTTTGCAACTGAGCAGCCACCATGCAAATGTGGGTTAAATGGGGTAATTCTAGGACCTGATATTTATGATGGCAAGGATATTATGAATTTAAATGGAGATGTATTCTATTCTTCGGAATGGAGTCATGATGGAAGCTATCTTTACAGAAAAACAATATTCAGTAGAAAGTTCAGAGATTTAATTATTAATAATCGTATTTCTCGAGAAGTGAGAGGGGAAAAGGATCGAAACTTTGGACCGAAAGATTGGTTATTCGACCCTGTGTTATTGAAATAGTTTGAACTATAGAATAATAAAAGGTGAGGGAGTGTTAATGTTGTTTAGAAAAATACTACCTATCATTGCAATTTTATTTATCGTTGCGTTAGCACTTTCAAATTACTTTAATAAAACGAATGAAGAATCCATTATATTAGCGAATATAATTAAGTATATTTTTATGCTATAAGACAGATATCGTATATTTCCCTCAAGTTCACCTAAGTATGGTATGATGTGAAAAAACATTGCATGAATGAGCTTTGAGGTGAAATTTTGATAAAAAAATGGTCATTTCCTTTAGCGATTTTAACTCTAATTATATTTTTTGCGTTCCGCTTAACATACGAGAGTGACGTGATTTTAAATTTCGATAAAAAAGTGGCGGAAATATTATTTGGCAATCGGTATATAGAGTTTTTTCATTATATTGGTGAGCCAAAATTTGTCGTTTGGGTTGCGATTATATTAATTGTCTATTTAGCATGGATTGCGAAAAATTACCGTGGCATGTTATTTGTCGTATTAACATTTGCAGTAGGGAACGTATTAAACCAAATGTTAAAAAAGTGGGTGCAACGTTCTCGCCCTGAAATAGAAGATCAATTGACATCGTTCAGTTTTCCATCTGGACATGCTATGACAGGCATACTGTATTTATTTACGGTTGCTTATTTATTATCTGAAAATAATACAAAGGCACGTCAAATACAGCTTTGGATAGGCGCAATTGTGCTAACAATTCTTATTGGTCTTTCACGAGTAGCAGGTGCGCGCCATTTTGCCTCCGATGTGCTTGCAGGCTGGTGTATAGGATACACCTGGTTTATCATTTGTGTTTTTTGGTATGAACGACGTAAGCGCGTATTTAATAAGAACAATATTAAATAGTAATACTCAAGTGAGCAGCACCTAACTTTATGGTACTGCTCTTTTTAGTGATTTTTTAAGTGCCAGGCACCCGAATTATTCTGAAAAATTAGATTTAATAAATATTTTCCTAACAAAAAAGAATTGCTTATAGGAAACTTTTAAGCTAAGATGAGTACAATAAAAAAAAGAGAAAAGGAAGAAGGAATTGGAAGGACAAATTTTATTTGCTTTAGGGTTAACCCTATTTGCAGGGCTTGCAACAGGAGTAGGTAGTTTAATTGCATTTTTTACCTCAAGAACAAATACTAAATTTTTATCAATAGCTCTTGGTTTCTCAGCGGGAGTTATGATTTATGTGTCACTTGTTGAAATTTTTGTGAAAGCAAAGGATGCATTAACCAATGCCTTAGGTCCAACGAATGGTTATTGGATGACGATAGCGGGTTTCTTTGGCGGAATGTTATTTATAGCTTTAATTGATAAGTTTATTCCGAAATCGACGAACCCTCATGAAGTAAAGCTTGTTGAAGATGTGAATGCTGTAAAACCACAGGTAGATGAAAGTCATTTAATGAAAATGGGCGTATTCACTGCACTTGCAATAGGAATTCATAATTTTCCTGAAGGTATAGCAACCTTTATGTCCGCTATGAATGACCCTAATGTCGGCATTGCGATTGCAATTGCTGTAGCCATTCATAATATTCCTGAAGGAATTGCTGTCTCTGTTCCTATTTACTTTGCTACAGGAAATCGTAGAAAAGCATTTAAACTATCCTTTTTATCAGGGTTAGCAGAGCCTGTTGGGGCGCTAGTAGCTTATTTACTATTAATGCCGTTTTTATCAGACGTTATGTTCGGTATTGTATTTGCTGGAGTTGCAGGAATTATGGTGTTTATATCATTAGATGAGCTATTACCAGCCGCACAGAGATACGATGAAACACATTTATCAATGTATGGTTTAGTTGGTGGAATGGCAGTGATGGCTATTAGTTTAGTATTATTAGCGTAAATCTTAATTAACTACTGAAAAAGGAATCTAGTCGATAAGACTAGATTCCTTTTATTATGCCTTTATTAATTCTTTAACTGTCTCTAAGCAGTCATAAAAGGTGTTAAAAGGCTTATAGGGAATATGTAAATCATTACAGCGGTCAATTAATTGCTCCCTAGCTAATACTAAATCTGCTTGTTTAGCAGCTTCGAAATCGGAAATAGAGTCGCCAATCACGATTTTAAATTGATCGGGCTGTGCCATTTCTCGCATGACGGTTGGTTTGCAACAGCCACAACTTTGGGTTGAAAATTTTGCACAATGTTCATCACAGCTATGTGGATAGACAACCGTAATTTGCTCTCCAGAGAAGTCTGCATTATTACAATAGATTCCCGAAAATGGGCCAAATCTTTCAAGCAGTGGTTGAATGAAAAAATCTACTCCGCCACTAACAATGTAAAAAGGTATATCGTGCTCCTGCGCATAGCGAACAAACTCGCTAAAGCCCTCACGGATAACGGCGGTCTCCATTAAATATTGAATGATATCATCCTTTTGGCTAGTCGATAAAAGCTCAAACATCGCAGTAATACCGTCTTTGAAGCTTATTGTTTGAGCCATCATTGCCTTTGCAATTTTCTCCGATTGTTCAGGGACGAAATGCGTCATAAGGGAGACGATATTATCTGTTTCTGTAATAGTACCATCAAAATCGCAGAAAATAATTGGTTTCAAAGTACTTCCTCCTTCAAGAAAAAACGTCTACTTTGAAGTAGACGTTCTAATTTATTTTACTTGTACACCATGTTCATCGGCCTGCGTTAAGATGATTTGATGTTCTGGGAATTTCGTTTGCATTGTTGTAACAAAGTCATCAGCAATCGAAGTTGGAATAATGGAAATGAGTGTCGGACCTGCTCCACTTAATGCTGTACCGTATGCACCATGTACTTTTGCAGCTTCACGTATTTCAGCATATTGTGGGATTAATGTTGAACGGAATGGTTCATGGAACAAATCCGCTTCCATGTAGCTTCCTGCACGTTTAAAATCACGTGTCATTAAAGATGCTGCCAGCATATTAGCATTAGCAGAAGCATGTACTGCATATGCTCGCTCAAATTGCTTTGGTAATACGGAGCGAGACTCACTTGTCTTTAGCTCAACATTCGGTACGTACACAACAAAAGAAGCGTTAATATCATTTACATGGAATGTATCGACTACTCCGTTGTCATCCATTGAGGAAATCGTCAAGCCACCGAGTACTGAGGCAGTTGCATTATCAGGATGCCCTTCAATTTGAGAAGATAAATTTAGCTTATCCTGTATAGTTAACTTTAAATCACATAATTGGTTGGCTAGCTCAATACCCGCTACAATGACAGCGGCGCTACTACCTAAACCACGGGCTAATGGTAGTTCACTTGCCATTTCAACTCGGCAAGCAGGTAATGGTTTATTATACTGATCCGCAATTTTTTTGGCGATAATATATAGTAAATGTTGTTCTAGCTCAAATTCACTAGGACCGTTGTCATCGAGATGTATGATCTCCCAACTATCCTGTAGGGAAACATCTAATTTTAAATAAAGAGACAAGCCGAGTCCGATAGAATCAAAGCCAGGGCCTAAATTGGCTGTGCTCCCAGGAACGGTGATTTGCCACTTTTTACTCATAGTACGCCCTCGATATATTTACGAATTTCTTCTTCATCATTTTTAAGAGATACGACGTCCACTGTTGAAACGTTCATAGCAGTATCTGGATCTTTTAAGCCGTTACCAGTAAATACTGTCACGACTTTTGAGCCTTTAGCAATTTTACCATTTTCAACAGATTTAATTACACCTGCTAATGATGCAGCTGAACCAGGCTCAACAAAGATCCCTTCAGTTCCAGCGATTAGCTTGTATGCTGCAATAATTTCCTCATCTGTTACAGAATCAATAATGCCGCCAGACTCATCACGTGCTGCTTCAGCAAATTGCCAGCTAGCAGGATTACCAATACGGATAGCTGTTGCCACTGTTTCAGGGTTAGGAATTGCTTCGCCTTTAACAATAGCTGCGGCGCCTTCCGCTTCAAAGCCGAACATTTTTGGTAAACCTGACGCTTTCACATCGTTATATTCTTTAAAGCCTTTCCAGTAAGCAGTAATGTTACCTGCGTTTCCAACTGGAATGCATAAATAGTCGGGAGCAGAACCTAAAGCATCTACAATTTCAAAAGAAGCTGTTTTTTGCCCTTCGATACGGTATGGGTTAACCGAATTGACAAGTGCTACTGGTGTTGTTTCGCTAACTTGGCGCACAATATTTAAAGCATCATCAAAATTGCCATCGATTTCAATAATTTTTGCACCATACATTGTCGCTTGTGCTAGTTTACCAAGGGCAACTTTCCCTTTAGGAATAACGACAATCGATTGAATACCTGCGCGTGTTGCGTAAGCTGCAGCTGCTGCTGATGTATTCCCTGTTGAAGCACAAATTACACATTTACTACCATCCTCAATAGCCTTTGCTACCGCAAATACCATACCACGGTCTTTAAAAGAACCAGTCGGATTTGCGCCTTCTATTTTACCATAAAGCTCGATACCAAGCTGTTTTGATAGATTAACTAAATGTATAAGAGGCGTATTGCCTTCGTTTAATGTTAGAGCGGGTGTATTTTCTGTTACGGGTAAAAATTGTTTATATTCTTCAATAAGGCCTTTCCACATAACGTAACGATCTCCTTTTGTTCTTATAGAAAGAACAGTTGTTTTTGTATAAGAGACATTTTAACGCAAAAGACTATATATTTTCAATAGCAATTATTAAATTGTCTAAACAATTCGGTCATTTGAATTTTACTTGTCACTTTCTCGAAACAACTGTATAGTAAACTGGTAATGTAAAGTCATATGTAAAGACAGGTGGTTATTATGACAACAATAAAGACAGAACAATCCATTTCACGTAACAAGCTTTTAGGCGTTGCAGGTGTTGGTTGGCTCTTTGATGCGATGGATGTTGGTATTTTATCTTTCGTTATTACAGCGCTAGCGGTAGATTGGGATTTAACAAAAAGTCAAATGGGCTGGATTGGTAGTATCAATTCTATTGGTATGGCGGTAGGTGCACTTGCATTTGGAATTTTTGCCGATAAAGTGGGGCGCAAGCAAGTTTTTATGTGGACCCTTATTCTCTTTTCAGTAGCGAGCGGCATATCCGCATTTACGACAACATTAGTAGCGTTTATGGCATTACGCTTTTTAGTAGGCATGGGGCTCGGTGGAGAATTACCAGTAGCATCTACACTTGTTTCTGAAAGTGTTGAGGCAAAGGAACGTGGAAGAGTAGTTGTATTACTGGAAAGCTTTTGGGCAGCAGGCTGGCTAATTGCAGCGCTTATATCATATTTTGTTATACCTACATGGGGATGGCGTGTAGCATTATTATTAACAGCTATTCCTGCTATTTACGCGATTTACCTTCGTTGGCATTTACCAGATTCGCCTCAATTTACTGCAAAGGTAGAATCTAAAAAGCGCAGTATTTTTCTTAATGTACGGGAAGTATGGTCGAAAAAATATGCACGTTCGACATTCATGCTTTGGGTGCTATGGTTCACGGTTGTATTCTCGTATTACGGAATGTTCTTATGGTTGCCAAGTGTAATGGTAGGAAAAGGTTTTGATATGATTACTAGCTTTAAATATGTCTTAATGATGACGTTAGCACAGCTACCAGGATACTTCACAGCTGCATGGTTTATTGAAAAATTCGGACGGAAATTCGTACTAGTTTCCTATTTAATTGGAACGGCTGTAAGTGCTTTCATTTTTGGTAATGCAGAAACGTTGGCTGTCCTATTAATATCAGGAATGTTTTTATCATTCTTTAACTTAGGTGCATGGGGTGCGCTATACGCTTACACACCTGAACAGTATCCAGCAGTTATTCGTGGAACAGGTGCAGGAATGGCAGCTGCAGTAGGAAGAATTGGCGGTATTTTTGGTCCGCTATTAGTAGGATCACTGTTAACGGCAGGCTATGATATCGGCTTTATTTTTGCGATTTTCTGTTGTGCGATAATAATTGGCGTTATTGGTGTTATATTTTTAGGAACAGAAACAAAACAAATTGAATTAGAATAAAAAAGTTTTGGATGCTATCTGAATCCAAGACTCAGCTTGTCGACAAAAGGGATTAAGAATAGAAATCTTAATCCCTTTTGTTATTTTTATTGTAAAAAGGGGTTCTTACTTTCGCGTCGCCATACTCTTCAAGCATCCCCGCCCTATGAAGCTGTTTGCCATAATTATAGTAGACTGCTAGCAATCCATATCAAGTTGATAGGAGTGAAGGGTGGCAACTCCTGCTCAGAACGCTCAGTACGTAAGTCGCAACAGACCGCGCGCTAGCGAGGGTTGCGGCTTACGATGTGCCCGCGGAAAGCGCTCGCCCGTAGCGGGAATCAACAGTAGTAGTCATCACCTATATTAGTTTTAATAAAAAAAGACTATAGATAAATTCGGAAAACTTCGAGTTTGTCTATAGTCTGATCCAAGACTTTTCAAATCTGCGTTCTTCAAAAAATAAAATATAAGATTATTTTTATACATATTTTTCTGAAATGTGTTAAAATTTCGAATTGAATATTGTATACAGTAAAATGGCGAGGATAATAAACATATTTTTAATATTGCGAATACATAAATTATATGTCAATTTATTACGAACTAGTGCATTAGTGTATTAATGTATTAAAGATTTTTCTGAAAAGTCATTGTATTCAAATTGCAATCGTGATACTGTATTTTTAATCGAATTTAGAATCAGTAGGGAATAATCTCCATTCGTGATAATTTCTTTGAAAGAAAGGTTGTTAGGAATGAGTATAAAAGAAGATATAAAGAAAAGATATGTAAGGCTGTCGAAAGGACAACGAAAAGTCGCACAATTTGTTATAAGTAATCCTGCGGTTGTGATTGCCAATGGTGCGGCAGAAGTGGGGAGGCAAGCGAATGTTAGTGAATCAACCGTGATTCGTTTTTGTTATGCAATGGATTTGTCAGGTTATGTTGAACTACAGGAAGAAATAAGAAACTATTTAAACTCTCAAAATGAGGGTACACCTCACCATCCCACCTATATGACGAGCAACCAGAAGACATCTAGCTTCGGTAAGGTCATGCAGCGTGATATGCAAAATATTCAAGATACAATACATCTAATTAACGATAGTATGCTTCAAAAAAGCTCCAAGTGGATGCATGAAGCGGATACTATTTATATTTTAGGCGCGCGCCAAGATGCCTCGATTGCAAATTGGTTATCGTATACGTTGAAAACTTTACGAACGAATATAAAGCAGCTACGTACAGATTCCGATGATCTCGTTCAACAAATAAACAGTATGAGTGAACGTACTACGTTAATCGTCTTTTCATGTGACAAACAATCCAATGATGTAAAAACAATTGTGGAAATAGCGAAAATGAAAAAAGTAAAAATCATTGCGATTACAGGTTCGGCATTGTCACCAATTAGGGATTATGCAAGTGCTTTGTTTGCATTAGGCTTAAAAAATCAATCTTCCTTAGACGTTGTGCCAGTCCTATTTTCCTTTATGCATGCATTGATTGAGGAGATGGTTAGCCAAGATAAAGAGCAATATGAGCAATATCAACAATCATATGAACAAGTAGAAAATAATTTATTGTTTTTAGATATTGCAAGAGAGAAGCAAGTATTTTGAAAAAACAGCGTATAGATTGGAGTACAACTGCTAATCTATGCGTTTTTTTGATGGGCAATCGAAGGAGAAATAAAAAAAGATGTCCAAATAAGCATTAGACATCAAAGAAAAATAATTTATAAAATTTTGCTAAAGCTATATTCAGCCTTAAACGTATCTTTTAGTTTAATAGCATTGGCGCGGGTTCCTTCTTGCACAAACCCATGTTTTTTAAATAACTGTAATGCAGCATCATTATGCTCCATCACGGATAATTCTAAACGGGAAATATCACGTTTGCTAGCCCAGTCTTCCACTGCATTCATAAGTGCTGAACCGATACCATTTCGTTGGTGCTCTTTCTTTACGGCCATGTGAATTGATGCAATATGTTTAGCTTTAGAATGTTTATAGCCATGGACAACGGCATAGCCTGCAAAGGTGCCATTTAAAATGCAAAGTAAAATCGTGCGGTTTTTTAATTGCTTCCAATAAGTTAGATCTTTTCTTAGCTGCTGTACGGTTAGCTCTAACTCATTTTCTACATTATACAAAAATTCAGTTTGCTGAAGGATTTCTTCCTGTAAAAGAATAAATGCTCTAGCATCTGATGCTTCAATCGCTCGGATTATGTACGCAGAAGTATTTTCGTTATTTTCAGAATTATTGTCCAAAGGCATTTTCTCTTGTGTGCGAGAGAAAGTGACACTCGTGCCCAATTTGACATCAATGACATAATAACCTGCATTTGTCCAAGATAAAAAGTGCGTAAGAGGGGGCTTTGTTTTTTTCCACCAGCTCTTATTCAAGTATGCAGCATTGGGTAAAGCTTGTCCCATAATGTTTTCTAATGCGCTAAAGGATAATGTAATTTCATTTTGCGAAGCTACGTCAAAATAGCTTGCTAAAGGAATATACTTTTTTTCCATCTTCTTTGTCATCATAATCCCCATTCCTGTAATTCCTAAAAAAAAATTTTGACTACATGATAATAGCATAAAATTATCGTTTCTTGTATAAAAATCACAACTATATATCCATCTAAAATAAGGAAATTTATGCTTAACATAGAAAAAGTAAAATAATGCTTGGTAATAAATAGATAAACTATGAAAAGAAGTGGAATTCTTTTATTATAGTATAGCGCTGCCTCATTGAACAAGAAGATAGTTGACGAAAATGGTAGATGATGAAAGTTTTACTTTATATCATGTTCTATCATAAATTATGTTAAAATAAATGAAAATGTAGAAGCCATTTAGGAGGAAAAGTATTAATGAGTAAAGTTTTAGTTTTCGGACATAAAAATCCTGATACAGATACGATTACATCTGCAATTGTATATGCCTATTTAAAACAACAAGTTGGCGTAGATAGTGAAGCAGTACGTCTTGGTGACGTAAATAATGAAACAAAATATGCCCTAGAGAAATTTGGCTTTGAGGCACCTCGTTTAATTACTTCCGTAGTAGGGGAAGCGGAAAAAGTTATTCTTGTAGACCATAACGAATTCCAACAATCAGCTGACGGAATTGAAGAAGTACAAATTACTGAGGTAATTGATCACCACCGTATTGCAAACTTCCAAACAGCAGACCCATTGTACTACCGTGCAGAGCCTGTTGGTTGTACGGCAACTATTTTAAATAAAATTTTTAAAGAAAATGATGTTGAAGTACCATCAAACATTGCAGGTTTAATGTTGTCTGCTATTATTTCCGATACATTATTATTCAAATCGCCAACATGTACAGAACAGGATGTCAAAGCTGCACAAGAACTAGCAGCAATTGCTGGCGTTGATGCGGCTGACTATGGCCTAGCAATGTTGAAAGCAGGCGCTGATCTTTCAGATAAATCACTAGAAGATCTTTTATCTTTAGATGCTAAAGAGTTCCAGTTTGGTGAATATAAATCAGTAGTAGCTCAAGTGAATGCTGTCGATATTAATGACGTACTTGGTCGACAAGAGGAATTAGAAATTCTTTTAAACAAAAATGTTGCTGAAAATGGCTTAGACTTATTCTTCTTTGTTGTAACAGATATTTTAAACAATGATTCAACAGCAGTTGCAATCGGACAAGTTGCAGAAGCTGCAGCAAAAGCATTTGGTGCTGAGCTTACAAACAGCCGTGTTGTATTACCAGGTGTTGTTTCTCGTAAAAAACAAATCGTCCCTGTATTAACGGAAGCTTTAAAATAATTTAAGGAATAGCCCAAACGTAAATGTGGCTAGGACAAAAAGGAAAAGTGTTAGATTGACTGTTATCAATCTAACACTTTTTTGCATTGTCAATGTTGTCTACTACGGCTGAGCTTTCTGCAAGCACACCGTAGGCTGCAACAATCACTATTGCACCGCGCCTGTTACGTCTAACTATGCGTGCCATCTTGCAGGAGGCACCGCCTTTGCAACCTTCCACTAAAGCTCTTGCTAGAGGAAATGATGACGTAATGCGGCTGTCCTTTTTAGTCAAGCTTTAATGGCTGTACTGCTGGCCCCTCTAGCACTTCACCTTGTGAATTAAATCGGGAACCGTGGCATGGGCAATCCCATGTTTCATCAGCTTCATTCCATTTCGTTTTACAGCCTAAATGCGTACAAGTTGGAGCGTTGCCGTTTCTTATATGTCCTGAGACAAATTCCTTTGCTACGAAGCCACCAACCTTTAGCATTTGCATAAATTGAGCACCAAATTTCGTGCGTGTTGGTGAATAGAGTGCACTTGCATCATTAGCATTTGTAGTTCCTGTAATTAGCGATGACAGTAAGTCTCCAGCTACAAAAGAATTGGAAATGCCCCATTTACGATATCCTGTTGCTATATAGACATTAGGTAAGGACTTTGTAATTCTCCCGACGTAAGGTACCATGTCTGGTGTTTCGATGTCTTGAGCAGACCATCTATATAATGGTTCCTGCCCAAAGTGGACTTTCATTTCATTTTGAATAGCATCGTAATAGGGTTCTGTATTTGTCGTTTCACCAGCGATATGATTTGCCCCACCGAGCAATAAATAATGTTCATCATTTATTGTTGCCGTTCGAATAGAGCGAGAGGGGAAATCAACTGATAAATATTGCCCTTTGAACGTCTCTGTTATTTTGCTAGCGACCATATAAGAGCGGTTATTTGAAAGCTTGAACAGTTGTAGCCCTTTAAATGCCTCAATGGGATAGTGAGTACACAAAATTAGCTTGTTGTATTGAACCGATATATTTTTTTCGGTATGTAAGTTATTTTGTGCAATTTGTAGTTGCTGAACACGGGTATTCGCATACAGTTTAGCGCCCATAGATAACGCCTCTTTTATAAGAAAGTTGCTAACTGTTACAGGATTTATTTGCGCCTGTTGTGATAGGCTGAGCGCTTTTGTAACAGGGAATGGGAGCTCCGTGTCAGATGTGATTTTGGACTTTATATTTAATACTTTATAGGCATTCCATTCTTTTAATAATTGTGAGTAGCCTTCTTTAGTTTGACAATAAAGTAATGAATCCACTTGTTGAACGGAATCTTTAGGAAGTAACTGTAATGCTTTCTCTATAGCAAGCTGATTCAATTGATAGTACAGTCGGGCATCATCTACAGAAAGCTTTTCGATAAGATTCGCATACACTAAGCCGTGCTGTGCAGTTAATTTTCCTGTTGAATGACCAGTCGTACCATGACTAAGC
Proteins encoded in this region:
- the zupT gene encoding zinc transporter ZupT, translating into MEGQILFALGLTLFAGLATGVGSLIAFFTSRTNTKFLSIALGFSAGVMIYVSLVEIFVKAKDALTNALGPTNGYWMTIAGFFGGMLFIALIDKFIPKSTNPHEVKLVEDVNAVKPQVDESHLMKMGVFTALAIGIHNFPEGIATFMSAMNDPNVGIAIAIAVAIHNIPEGIAVSVPIYFATGNRRKAFKLSFLSGLAEPVGALVAYLLLMPFLSDVMFGIVFAGVAGIMVFISLDELLPAAQRYDETHLSMYGLVGGMAVMAISLVLLA
- a CDS encoding manganese-dependent inorganic pyrophosphatase — its product is MSKVLVFGHKNPDTDTITSAIVYAYLKQQVGVDSEAVRLGDVNNETKYALEKFGFEAPRLITSVVGEAEKVILVDHNEFQQSADGIEEVQITEVIDHHRIANFQTADPLYYRAEPVGCTATILNKIFKENDVEVPSNIAGLMLSAIISDTLLFKSPTCTEQDVKAAQELAAIAGVDAADYGLAMLKAGADLSDKSLEDLLSLDAKEFQFGEYKSVVAQVNAVDINDVLGRQEELEILLNKNVAENGLDLFFFVVTDILNNDSTAVAIGQVAEAAAKAFGAELTNSRVVLPGVVSRKKQIVPVLTEALK
- a CDS encoding phosphatase PAP2 family protein codes for the protein MKKWSFPLAILTLIIFFAFRLTYESDVILNFDKKVAEILFGNRYIEFFHYIGEPKFVVWVAIILIVYLAWIAKNYRGMLFVVLTFAVGNVLNQMLKKWVQRSRPEIEDQLTSFSFPSGHAMTGILYLFTVAYLLSENNTKARQIQLWIGAIVLTILIGLSRVAGARHFASDVLAGWCIGYTWFIICVFWYERRKRVFNKNNIK
- a CDS encoding MFS transporter, which produces MTTIKTEQSISRNKLLGVAGVGWLFDAMDVGILSFVITALAVDWDLTKSQMGWIGSINSIGMAVGALAFGIFADKVGRKQVFMWTLILFSVASGISAFTTTLVAFMALRFLVGMGLGGELPVASTLVSESVEAKERGRVVVLLESFWAAGWLIAALISYFVIPTWGWRVALLLTAIPAIYAIYLRWHLPDSPQFTAKVESKKRSIFLNVREVWSKKYARSTFMLWVLWFTVVFSYYGMFLWLPSVMVGKGFDMITSFKYVLMMTLAQLPGYFTAAWFIEKFGRKFVLVSYLIGTAVSAFIFGNAETLAVLLISGMFLSFFNLGAWGALYAYTPEQYPAVIRGTGAGMAAAVGRIGGIFGPLLVGSLLTAGYDIGFIFAIFCCAIIIGVIGVIFLGTETKQIELE
- the thrB gene encoding homoserine kinase; protein product: MSKKWQITVPGSTANLGPGFDSIGLGLSLYLKLDVSLQDSWEIIHLDDNGPSEFELEQHLLYIIAKKIADQYNKPLPACRVEMASELPLARGLGSSAAVIVAGIELANQLCDLKLTIQDKLNLSSQIEGHPDNATASVLGGLTISSMDDNGVVDTFHVNDINASFVVYVPNVELKTSESRSVLPKQFERAYAVHASANANMLAASLMTRDFKRAGSYMEADLFHEPFRSTLIPQYAEIREAAKVHGAYGTALSGAGPTLISIIPTSIADDFVTTMQTKFPEHQIILTQADEHGVQVK
- a CDS encoding MurR/RpiR family transcriptional regulator is translated as MSIKEDIKKRYVRLSKGQRKVAQFVISNPAVVIANGAAEVGRQANVSESTVIRFCYAMDLSGYVELQEEIRNYLNSQNEGTPHHPTYMTSNQKTSSFGKVMQRDMQNIQDTIHLINDSMLQKSSKWMHEADTIYILGARQDASIANWLSYTLKTLRTNIKQLRTDSDDLVQQINSMSERTTLIVFSCDKQSNDVKTIVEIAKMKKVKIIAITGSALSPIRDYASALFALGLKNQSSLDVVPVLFSFMHALIEEMVSQDKEQYEQYQQSYEQVENNLLFLDIAREKQVF
- a CDS encoding 2-hydroxy-3-keto-5-methylthiopentenyl-1-phosphate phosphatase encodes the protein MKPIIFCDFDGTITETDNIVSLMTHFVPEQSEKIAKAMMAQTISFKDGITAMFELLSTSQKDDIIQYLMETAVIREGFSEFVRYAQEHDIPFYIVSGGVDFFIQPLLERFGPFSGIYCNNADFSGEQITVVYPHSCDEHCAKFSTQSCGCCKPTVMREMAQPDQFKIVIGDSISDFEAAKQADLVLAREQLIDRCNDLHIPYKPFNTFYDCLETVKELIKA
- the thrC gene encoding threonine synthase, translated to MWKGLIEEYKQFLPVTENTPALTLNEGNTPLIHLVNLSKQLGIELYGKIEGANPTGSFKDRGMVFAVAKAIEDGSKCVICASTGNTSAAAAAYATRAGIQSIVVIPKGKVALGKLAQATMYGAKIIEIDGNFDDALNIVRQVSETTPVALVNSVNPYRIEGQKTASFEIVDALGSAPDYLCIPVGNAGNITAYWKGFKEYNDVKASGLPKMFGFEAEGAAAIVKGEAIPNPETVATAIRIGNPASWQFAEAARDESGGIIDSVTDEEIIAAYKLIAGTEGIFVEPGSAASLAGVIKSVENGKIAKGSKVVTVFTGNGLKDPDTAMNVSTVDVVSLKNDEEEIRKYIEGVL
- a CDS encoding GNAT family N-acetyltransferase, whose translation is MMTKKMEKKYIPLASYFDVASQNEITLSFSALENIMGQALPNAAYLNKSWWKKTKPPLTHFLSWTNAGYYVIDVKLGTSVTFSRTQEKMPLDNNSENNENTSAYIIRAIEASDARAFILLQEEILQQTEFLYNVENELELTVQQLRKDLTYWKQLKNRTILLCILNGTFAGYAVVHGYKHSKAKHIASIHMAVKKEHQRNGIGSALMNAVEDWASKRDISRLELSVMEHNDAALQLFKKHGFVQEGTRANAIKLKDTFKAEYSFSKIL